The window CAAACGGCAGATATCACTATCTCCTGGGCCATGGACAGACAGGACTCAGTGTTGCCTTCGACATGCCTACGATTATGGGTTTAGACTCGGATCATGAGCGTTCTCTGGGTGAGGTTGGGAAGTGCGGTGTGGCTATAGATTCACTTCGGGATATAGAGATACTCTTTGACGGAATAGACCTCTCGAAGATCACAACTTCCATGACCATTAACGCCCCGGCATCAATTCTACTCGCTTTTTATCTTACCGCGGGTGAGAAGAAAGGGATCGGGCTTGATAAAATGGGGGGGACAATACAGAACGATATTTTAAAGGAATATATCGCTCAAAAATCATGGATATTCCCTCCGGAACCTTCAATGCGTATCATAACAGATATATTGGAATTCTGCTCTAAGAACGTACCAAGGTGGAATACGATCAGTATCAGCGGCTATCATATAAGGGAGGCAGGTTCTACCGCGGTTCAGGAACTGGCTTTCACTCTCGCTGACGGTTTTGCCTATGTTGAAGCCGGGATAGAAGCTGGACTTGATGTGGATGATTTTGCTCCCAGATTATCTTTTTTCTTTAATTCTCATCTGGATTTCTTCGAGGAGATCGTAAAGTACCGGGCCGCAAGGAAAATATGGGCAAAGAGGATGAAAGAGAAATACGGGGCGAAGAAGGAAAAATCTCTTCTTCTGAGATTTCACACACAGACCGCGGGTTGTTCTTTGACAGCGCAGCAACCGGAGAACAATATAGTGCGCACTGCTTTCCAGGGGCTTTCAGCGGTACTTGGCGGCACTCAATCCCTTCATACCAATTCTATGGATGAAACGCTCGCGCTTCCATCCGAGAAAGCGGTCCGTATAGCGCTGAGGACCCAGCAGATCATTGCTCACGAAACAGGAACGGCAAATACTATTGACCCTCTGGCGGGCAGTTATTTCATCGAAGCCCAGACACGCAAGATGGAAGAGCAGGCTGAGGATTATTTCAGGAAGATCGATGAGCTGGGAGGGGTTATTAAAGCGATAGAGAAGGGTTTTTTCCAGAAAGAGATAAGCAGAGCGGCATATAAATATCAGAAGCAGGTAGAGGAAAAGAAAAAGATAATAGTGGGGTTAAACAAGTTTGTTATGGAGAATGAAGAGATAGATATCCCTATCCTCAAGATTGATCCCGAAGTTGAGAAAAATCAGAGCGAAGCTCTGGCCCAGGTTCGTGAAGGTAGGGACAATGACAAAGTTAAGAGGGAACTTGAAAGGTTATCCAAGACAGCTGAAAGCACAGATAATATCATGCCTGTAATGCTCGATTGTGCCGGATGTTACTGCACAGAGGGTGAGATAATATCCGAGTTGAAAAAAGTGTTTGGTGAATATCAGGAGCCGATATTTTTATAAAGTAAACGCTGGAGGAAACAGAGATGGATAAGAAGATCCGAGTGTTGGTTGCCAAGCCAGGTCTTGACGGTCATGACAGAGGGGCGAAGGTTGTAGCAAATGCTCTGAAAGATGCCGGAATGGAGGTTATTTATACCGGTCTTCATCAAACCCCCGGGATGATCGCGGAATCAGCGGTTCAGGAGGATGTTGATGTTATAGGACTAAGTATTTTATCCGGAGCTCACATGACGATGTTTCCGAAAGTTATCGAATTGCTCAAGGAAAAGGGAGCCGATGATATTATGGTTTTCGGAGGCGGGATTATCCCCGCTGAGGATATAGAAAGTCTTGAATCTTCAGGTGTCGCGAAGGTTTTTGGCCCCGGGACTAATACGAAAGAAATTATCGATTTTCTGAAGGCGGAGTTTGGAGGTGAGAAATAGCAACAGGTATAACAACTATAAATACCAATATAACAAGCATTAATAGTATATACTTAAAGTAACTTATTAATTGTTTATAAGCGATATTGTAAGGGGTATCGCTGAATGTGTGAAAGGAGAAATCTTGATGAGTGAAGTAGTTATAACAGGGGCTGTAAGGACAGCGATAGGTAAATTTGGCGGAGGGCTCTCGAAACTACGCGGACCTGAGCTGGGCAGCAAGGTGGTTGCTGAAACGATCAAGCGTGCAGGTATAGATGGTCAGCAGGTTGATGAAGTGATTATGGGAACGGTGCTCGGAGCGGGTTTAG of the Candidatus Krumholzibacteriota bacterium genome contains:
- a CDS encoding methylmalonyl-CoA mutase family protein, translating into MKEEERKRYEENKKRYFDKIKDLKQQDIDFTTVSSQPVKPIYTPDDTEELDYNLDLGFPGEYPYTRGVYPNMYRGRFWTMRQFAGFGSAADTNGRYHYLLGHGQTGLSVAFDMPTIMGLDSDHERSLGEVGKCGVAIDSLRDIEILFDGIDLSKITTSMTINAPASILLAFYLTAGEKKGIGLDKMGGTIQNDILKEYIAQKSWIFPPEPSMRIITDILEFCSKNVPRWNTISISGYHIREAGSTAVQELAFTLADGFAYVEAGIEAGLDVDDFAPRLSFFFNSHLDFFEEIVKYRAARKIWAKRMKEKYGAKKEKSLLLRFHTQTAGCSLTAQQPENNIVRTAFQGLSAVLGGTQSLHTNSMDETLALPSEKAVRIALRTQQIIAHETGTANTIDPLAGSYFIEAQTRKMEEQAEDYFRKIDELGGVIKAIEKGFFQKEISRAAYKYQKQVEEKKKIIVGLNKFVMENEEIDIPILKIDPEVEKNQSEALAQVREGRDNDKVKRELERLSKTAESTDNIMPVMLDCAGCYCTEGEIISELKKVFGEYQEPIFL
- a CDS encoding cobalamin B12-binding domain-containing protein encodes the protein MDKKIRVLVAKPGLDGHDRGAKVVANALKDAGMEVIYTGLHQTPGMIAESAVQEDVDVIGLSILSGAHMTMFPKVIELLKEKGADDIMVFGGGIIPAEDIESLESSGVAKVFGPGTNTKEIIDFLKAEFGGEK